In Bythopirellula goksoeyrii, a single window of DNA contains:
- a CDS encoding FeoA family protein gives MSSAEFPEAMISLAMLRPGQQATVCSVVGSMELVRHLNELGVHEGSLLEMVRPGSTCILRINGTKLCVRGDELLRVIVTPFSTTRQAG, from the coding sequence ATGTCTTCCGCCGAATTCCCAGAAGCAATGATTTCGCTCGCAATGCTGCGCCCCGGACAACAGGCGACAGTTTGTTCAGTAGTCGGCTCCATGGAACTAGTGCGACACCTCAACGAGCTAGGCGTCCATGAAGGTTCATTATTGGAGATGGTGCGTCCTGGTAGCACCTGCATTCTCCGGATCAATGGCACTAAATTGTGCGTTCGTGGCGATGAATTGTTGCGTGTGATAGTAACTCCGTTTTCTACGACAAGGCAGGCGGGATGA
- a CDS encoding FeoA family protein: protein MTTLAQLGRGQSAQVVQIAQGGELAQRLLEMGVTPGVAIRFVGAAPLGDPLEFELRGYRLCMRRTEAEQIEIRLP, encoded by the coding sequence ATGACGACACTGGCGCAGCTTGGCCGCGGTCAGTCCGCCCAGGTGGTTCAGATCGCCCAAGGGGGTGAACTCGCGCAGCGTCTTCTGGAAATGGGTGTGACGCCGGGCGTCGCGATCCGATTTGTTGGGGCGGCTCCGCTTGGTGATCCCCTGGAGTTTGAGCTTCGCGGTTACCGACTCTGCATGCGTCGCACTGAAGCGGAGCAGATCGAAATCCGCTTGCCATAG